GCCAGGCTGCGCGCAGTACGCCGCGACGCGGCGGCGCACCGTCTCGCCGTGGCGGGCGATGGCCTCGCCATCCGCCATCTCGGCCGGGGGGCTCTCCTCGAACCACTGCTCGGAGAGGTGTCCCTGCTCACGGGTGTCAACAAAGGACGCGCTCACCCGGAAGACGTGAAAGCCAAGCTGGCGGACGGTGCGGTCGCGGCCCGGTGACTTCATGCCGAGCTGCTCGCGCGGGACTTGGCGGATGGCGCGCTGGGTGGCCGCGAGCACGACGTCGAGCCGCCGCGCCAGCTCAACCGGCGAGAGCTGCTGGCGCTCTTCGTAGCGCGCGCCCACCAGCTCGGCGAGCGCTTTCGGGTTCCAGCCGTGGACCACGCGGTCACCCACGATGGTCGCGGGCACGCGCGGGATGCCGAACGGCTCGAGGTCACGCTTTCGCGCGGGCTCGGCCTCCACGTCGAACCCGTCGAACTTCACTCCCCATGACGAAAGCAACTCTTTCGTCTTGGCGCACGAGCTTCAGCCCTGCCGGTAATAGACGCGCGGGGTATCCATGGCGCCTCCTCTTGGTCGCCTATGGTACTGCGAACCGCCTCGCGTGCCTACTGCCAACTTGACAGTCGGTGCGGGAGGGGACGATGATTCGCGCTGCCACTGTACCCATCACGGCAACCGGGAGAACAGCATGCACGATCTCTTGCTCAAGGGTGGAACCGTGGTGGATCCGTCCACGGGGCTCGACGGGGTCTGCGACATCGCCGTGCGAGACGGCGTGATCGCGCGCATTGCCAAGGACATTCCATCCGCCGAGGCAACTCAGACCATCGAGGTGGCGGGCAAGATCGTGACCCCGGGGCTGATCGATCTCCATGCCCACGTCTTCGAGGGCGTCAACCGTAATGGCGTCCACCCCGATCTCGGCGGCGTGCGCGCCGGCGTCACCACCATCGTGGATGCGGGCAGCGCGGGGGCGGCCACCTTCGCGGGTTTTCCCCGGCACATCATTCCCCGCTGCCAGACCGAGATCATTCCCTTCCTGCACATCTGCCAGACGGGGCTCGCCACCTCGCCGGACATCATCGCGGAGAGCAGCATCGATCTCGACGACACGCTCCAGGTTCTCGACCAGTACAAGGGCCTCATCTGCGGGATCAAGGCGCGCATGGTCTCGCCCGCCCTCGAGATCATGGGCATGGAGATGCCGCGGCTGGCCAGGCGAGCGGCCCGCGAGAGCGGCACCAAGCTCATGGTCCACATCGGCGACACGGAGAAGCGCTACGACCCGACGGTGATTCGCTCGCTCCTGCCCCTCCTCGAGGCGGGCGATATCCTCACGCACTACTTCACGGCCAATCCCGGCGGGGTTCTGGACGGCAACGGCAAGCTGGTGCCCGAAGCCCGCGAGGCCGCGGACCGCGGCGTGTGGTTCGATACGGCGCATGGGCGGAAGAACTTCAGCTTCGACGTCGGCCGCCGCTGCATCGAGCAGGGTCTGCTCCCCCACTGCATCAGCACCGATCTCACCGTTCCCGGCCGCATCCACACCGTGCACAGCATGACCGAGATCATGACCCGCTTCCTCGGCCTCGGGTTCACGCTCGCCCAGGTCGTGACCATGAGCACGGCCAATCCCGCCCGGGCCATCGGTGCCTCCCACCGTCTGGGGAGCCTCGCCGTCGGTCGGCAGGCCGACATCTCCGTTCTCGAGCTCCGCGAGGGCGACTGGGTGGTCTATGACGTGCTCGGCGAGAGCCTGCGCGTCACGCGGGCCGTGGTGCCGTTCGTGACGGTGAAGAAGGGCCAGGTCTTCACGCCGGACTGGGGGCCGAGGCCCTGGGGATGGGAGCCTGATGCATTCTTCCCGGCCGCGGCGTCGATGAAGAGCTGCTGCTGATCGGGGGGCGCGTTGAGGACCCCTCATCTACTCAGCCCTCGCCTCAGGGCTTCGCCCTTCAGCTCGAACTGCGGCCCTCTCCCCAGAGGGGAGAGGGATATCTGCTAGCCGCGCGGGTCCGGCTGCAGTATGCTCTCGTCCTCGCCGGGCAAGCGCATCGCTCGGCTCGAGGAGCAGGCCCGAAGGTGGGCGCGGACGAGCGCAGTGTTGGCTGGCCAACAGGGAGTGCGCGAGAGGAGCGTCATGGCGACGACAAGCGGGCTGAGCTACGGAGTGATCGAGGGCTGGGAGCAGCTTCCCGCGGGCTACGAGCACCGCGACGTGGCGGGGGTGGCGGTCGACGGCGAGGACCGCGTCTTCCTGATCTGTCGGGGCGATCATCCCATCATCGTGTACGACCGCAAGGGCAACTTCATCCGCTCCTGGGGCGAGGGGGATTTCACCTATCGCACCCACGGCATCACCGTCGCCTCCGACGGCACCGTGTGGTGCACGGACGACGGGAACCACACGGTGCGGCGCTTCACGCCGGAGGGCAAGCTGCTCATGACCCTCGGCACGCCGAACGCTGCCGCGGACACGGGCTATGACGGCAAGGACTACATGACGATCACGAAGCCCGCCGATGCGTTCAATCGCCCGACCAATCTGGCCATCGGCCCCAAGGGCGATCTCTACGTCAGCGACGGCTACGGCAACTGCCGCGTCCACCGCTTCTCGCCTTCGGGCGAGCGCAAGCGCTCCTGGGGCGTGCCGGGCACCGGCCCCGGCCAGTTCTACCTGCCCCACGGCATCGCCGTGGCCGCCGACGGCCGGGTC
The sequence above is a segment of the Candidatus Methylomirabilota bacterium genome. Coding sequences within it:
- a CDS encoding amidohydrolase/deacetylase family metallohydrolase — encoded protein: MHDLLLKGGTVVDPSTGLDGVCDIAVRDGVIARIAKDIPSAEATQTIEVAGKIVTPGLIDLHAHVFEGVNRNGVHPDLGGVRAGVTTIVDAGSAGAATFAGFPRHIIPRCQTEIIPFLHICQTGLATSPDIIAESSIDLDDTLQVLDQYKGLICGIKARMVSPALEIMGMEMPRLARRAARESGTKLMVHIGDTEKRYDPTVIRSLLPLLEAGDILTHYFTANPGGVLDGNGKLVPEAREAADRGVWFDTAHGRKNFSFDVGRRCIEQGLLPHCISTDLTVPGRIHTVHSMTEIMTRFLGLGFTLAQVVTMSTANPARAIGASHRLGSLAVGRQADISVLELREGDWVVYDVLGESLRVTRAVVPFVTVKKGQVFTPDWGPRPWGWEPDAFFPAAASMKSCC
- a CDS encoding peptidyl-alpha-hydroxyglycine alpha-amidating lyase family protein — encoded protein: MATTSGLSYGVIEGWEQLPAGYEHRDVAGVAVDGEDRVFLICRGDHPIIVYDRKGNFIRSWGEGDFTYRTHGITVASDGTVWCTDDGNHTVRRFTPEGKLLMTLGTPNAAADTGYDGKDYMTITKPADAFNRPTNLAIGPKGDLYVSDGYGNCRVHRFSPSGERKRSWGVPGTGPGQFYLPHGIAVAADGRVFVCDRENDRIQIFSPEGEYLSEWTDTQRPTHLVFDAKGRAFVSELWWYPGQTSRRQGPISQARPGRVSVFDPEGRMLARWGGPEASAPGNLAAAHGIAVDSKGDVYV